A DNA window from Cydia splendana chromosome 24, ilCydSple1.2, whole genome shotgun sequence contains the following coding sequences:
- the LOC134802132 gene encoding putative carbonic anhydrase 2 produces the protein MCCVRIPAAAPLRRPRSPGGDARDSGPDRMPPKKFGPPGSATAPTPVARANNARNDDRGRPDNRGDNRGDNRGDNRGDNRGDNRGDNRGDNRGDNRGDNRGDNRGDNRGDNRGDNRGDNRGQDNRSRSDKWGQDRGRPDNREQGDRGRSDNRGSDNRGSENRSDNRGRSDNWQDNRGSDNRSRFNRSNDGNL, from the exons ATGTGTTGTGTCAGGATCCCGGCGGCCGCGCCGCTGCGCCGCCCGCGCTCGCCCGGCGGCGACGCGCGCGACTCCGGCCCCGACAGGATGCCTCCGAAG AAATTCGGTCCTCCGGGCAGCGCGACCGCTCCGACCCCCGTCGCTAGAGCCAACAACGCACGCAACGACGACAGGGGTCGTCCCGACAACCGTGGTGACAACCGTGGCGACAACCGTGGTGACAACCGTGGCGATAACCGTGGCGACAACCGTGGTGACAACCGTGGCGACAACCGTGGTGACAACCGTGGTGACAACCGTGGTGACAACCGTGGTGACAACCGTGGTGACAACCGTGGTGACAACCGTGGCGACAACCGCGGCCAGGACAACCGCAGCCGCTCGGACAAATGGGGGCAGGACCGCGGCCGTCCGGATAACCGGGAGCAGGGGGACCGAGGCCGTTCGGATAACCGTGGTTCTGACAACCGCGGTTCTGAAAATCGTTCGGATAACCGTGGCCGCTCGGACAACTGGCAGGACAACCGTGGATCTGATAATCGGAGCAGATTCAACCGATCGAATGACGGTAATTTGTGA